The genomic DNA GGAAATAGAAGAGTGTATATCCATGACGTAAATAAGCGTATGGCTATTATTAAAACCATCGGGCTGGAAAAAATACCAATTATAATGCAGCCGATCTCCGGGTTTACAGTGTTTAATAACAGTGTATGGATAACTTATGAAAGTGTTGGTAAGTTATTTCAGTTAAAATATGATGTTAATTTGATACAGCAGTATATGAAGTTTGCATCACAATGGTGGGTGAGAAGTAATGTTTCATTCATAAAAATAATTGGTAATGATAAGAATACAAAACAAGGTAAGGTAACAGCTAATAAGAAGTTGAAGAAAAACAGAAACGGAAAGAAGTAGGGTAGTGGAAATAAAGGGATACTACTTTATTACTGACACTGGATTGAGTAAAAAAGGTAATCTTGAGGATGTAACGGCAGCAGTTTGTGCCGGTGTCAGAGTCGTACAGTACCGCGAGAAGGGATTAACAAATTCCATAAAACTGGATGAAGCGCGTAAACTGCAGAATATCTGCTCAGGGAAGTGTTTGTTTATTATCAACGACGATGTTGAACTAGCAGTTAAAATCGGTGCTGATGGTGTGCATGTGGGTCAAATGGATATGATTTACAGCGAAGTTAGGGTGTTGATGGGTAAAAACAAAGTTGTTGGTGTTACCGTTCATAATCTTGAGGAAGCTGTTGCTGCTGAACTTGCAGGTGCTGATTATCTGGGAGTATCTCCTGTGTTTCCTACAACCACAAAAGTTGATGCCGGGAAGCCGGGTGGGGTTGAACTCGTAAGATCTATCCGGCGGGTAGTTAAAGTTCCAATTGTTGCTATCGGCGGGATAAGTATTGGTAATGCCAGTGAAGTCATTGCTGCAGGTGCGGATGCGATATGCGCGATCTCGGCAGTGGTTGCTTCCAACGATGTTGCTGTGGAGATCATTAAGTTTCAAAGGTTGTTTAAATAACAACCTTGTTATGCCCTGTCAAAAAAAATGTTTTTACCGGTTATAGATAAAGGTATGCCAAAGATAATCCCAGCATCGTCGCCAAGGAGTTTCATTTTTCTTGCAGCGTAACCGACGCTGTACATTACACGATTATCTATGTGGTGTACCCCGGCAATCGCACAGGCTGATCCTATTGCCAGGCCAAGATCATGCGCGGCGTATATACACTGTGCACGGTGTTGCTTTGCTTGTTCGCAGGTAGGCCACCCGCAGAAACTGCAGTTAAGGTCATAATACGCAAATTTTGTTCCAAATAAAAGTAGTGCCATACATTTACGTATACCCTGTGCGTCGCGGGTCATTACTTTTACGCGGTTGGGTTCTTCTGCCGCGATTTGTTCCATAACCTTCGCAATTTGCTCTTTCTCCGTATCTTCAGTAATTATTGCGTATAACAGGTTATCCCGTCCCCGCGCTTTTGGTGCGGTACGCGCTGCCGCGCACATTAGTTCCGCTATGGTTGATGCTGCATTTTTTTCAATTCCGGAATTTTTCATAATTTGTTTTTTAAAACCCCAATTCTTGGTCTATTTCATCTTCTGCTGTTGTGCTCTGTAATAAGTCTGTATTTAATGAAAACATTTTTGGTTCCGTCCCGCGGAGGAAGGATTCAAGGTGCGCTTTTGGTGTATTTGGTAACGCGAGTAAGCCGGTCTTTGGGTCGACTTTCGCAAATACTATGCGGTCAGGTACCGTAAAGTTCTGGATCGGTTTATCTTTTAATACGTCTTTCATGAACTTTGTCCAAATCGGGCATGCGAGCTCACCGCCTGTCATCCCTGAACCTAATGACCTGCAGTCGTCATAGCCCACCCAGATACCGCAGACAAGGTCCGGGGTGAATCCCACAAACCATGCGTCAGTATAATTGTTTGTGGTGCCAGTT from Elusimicrobiota bacterium includes the following:
- the thiE gene encoding thiamine phosphate synthase; this translates as MEIKGYYFITDTGLSKKGNLEDVTAAVCAGVRVVQYREKGLTNSIKLDEARKLQNICSGKCLFIINDDVELAVKIGADGVHVGQMDMIYSEVRVLMGKNKVVGVTVHNLEEAVAAELAGADYLGVSPVFPTTTKVDAGKPGGVELVRSIRRVVKVPIVAIGGISIGNASEVIAAGADAICAISAVVASNDVAVEIIKFQRLFK
- a CDS encoding DUF2148 domain-containing protein, translated to MKNSGIEKNAASTIAELMCAAARTAPKARGRDNLLYAIITEDTEKEQIAKVMEQIAAEEPNRVKVMTRDAQGIRKCMALLLFGTKFAYYDLNCSFCGWPTCEQAKQHRAQCIYAAHDLGLAIGSACAIAGVHHIDNRVMYSVGYAARKMKLLGDDAGIIFGIPLSITGKNIFFDRA